In one window of Jatrophihabitans sp. DNA:
- a CDS encoding helicase-associated domain-containing protein, whose protein sequence is MTAQPQALARSGAPQSLTDWLRGWSDAQLVTLLRRRPDLALPAPVDLSTLASRASVRTSISRALDGLDAFTLRTLEVLVCAGPDASLSTVRAWFEPALGADVAAAVDRLREWALAWGPAERLHPVGTVREVLGPYPAGLGRRAADLYASVNDIALAPLLRRLGLPPATQPRSGSSAAATIEDQLDQLLADCSPAERSVLDRLAAGPPIGALRNALTGRQSSVDADNPARGLVERGLLVPIDNHTVELPREIGLALRSQPAGAATPRPPEIEVLERGAPVIDGGGCTQVLETVRLVELLLNEIAADPPGLLRAGGLGVRELRRLSRAVDAGEPVTALLTEVAFEAGLLSSTTTADPVYLPTTEFDGWLRQGTAERWVRLATAWLSMTRLPSLVGARDDRDKTIAALSADAERHSAPALRLQLLGLLAELAPGLAPASDEQVLARLSWQAPRRASVNRKSAASMLGEAATLGMTGYGAITGYTRALFDGAGTGAAQAEANAVHALTAALPEAVEEFLLQPDLTAVVPGPPGPELQRELNLVADLESTGGAAVYRISPVSLRRALDAGRTGSDLQQFFTSRSRTPVPQALHYLINDVATQHGRLRTGTATSYLRCDDEALLSRVLAEPGLESLGLVRIAPTVLISPAAISSVLDRLRRAGFAPAAESADGAMLSFAADAPRVPARQHSRISRARGNSISESQLVEVVTRLRASERLAVAITNSTSRVSQQVPGVTSASILELLRTAVREELLIAIGYVDDTGTLSQRTMLPISVGGGMVRGYDPSDSRLRSYPLQRITTVSVLAD, encoded by the coding sequence GTGACCGCACAACCGCAGGCTCTGGCGCGCTCCGGCGCGCCCCAGTCCCTGACCGACTGGCTCCGGGGCTGGAGTGACGCGCAGCTGGTGACGCTGCTGCGCCGGCGTCCCGACCTCGCGCTGCCGGCGCCGGTCGACCTCAGCACGCTGGCCAGTAGAGCCAGTGTCCGCACTTCCATCTCGCGCGCCCTGGACGGCCTGGACGCCTTCACCCTGCGGACCCTGGAAGTGCTGGTCTGCGCCGGCCCGGACGCCTCGCTGAGCACGGTGCGGGCCTGGTTCGAGCCGGCGCTGGGCGCCGACGTCGCGGCCGCGGTGGACCGGCTGCGGGAGTGGGCGCTGGCCTGGGGCCCGGCCGAGCGGCTGCACCCGGTGGGCACCGTGCGCGAGGTGCTCGGGCCGTATCCGGCGGGTCTGGGACGTAGGGCGGCCGACCTGTACGCCTCGGTCAACGACATCGCGCTGGCCCCGCTGCTGCGCCGGTTGGGGCTGCCGCCGGCGACCCAGCCGCGCTCGGGCAGCTCGGCCGCGGCCACCATCGAGGACCAGCTCGATCAGCTGCTGGCCGACTGCTCGCCGGCCGAGCGCTCGGTCCTGGACCGGCTCGCGGCCGGGCCGCCGATCGGGGCACTGCGCAACGCCCTGACCGGCCGGCAGTCCAGCGTCGACGCCGACAACCCGGCCCGCGGCCTGGTCGAGCGGGGCCTGCTGGTGCCGATCGACAACCACACCGTCGAGCTGCCGCGCGAGATCGGGCTGGCCCTGCGCTCCCAGCCGGCCGGCGCGGCGACGCCCCGGCCGCCTGAGATCGAGGTGCTCGAGCGGGGCGCCCCGGTGATCGACGGCGGTGGCTGCACCCAGGTGCTCGAAACCGTCCGGCTGGTCGAACTGCTGCTCAACGAGATCGCTGCCGACCCACCCGGGCTGCTGCGCGCCGGCGGCCTCGGGGTGCGCGAGCTGCGCCGGCTGAGCCGCGCCGTGGATGCCGGCGAGCCGGTCACGGCGCTGCTGACCGAGGTCGCCTTCGAGGCCGGGCTGCTGTCCAGCACCACCACCGCCGACCCGGTCTACCTGCCGACCACCGAGTTCGACGGCTGGCTGCGGCAGGGCACGGCCGAGCGCTGGGTGCGGCTGGCGACCGCCTGGCTGTCGATGACCCGGTTACCGAGCCTGGTCGGCGCCCGCGACGACCGTGACAAGACCATCGCGGCGCTGTCGGCGGACGCGGAGCGGCACAGCGCCCCGGCGTTGCGGCTGCAGTTGCTGGGCCTGCTTGCCGAGCTGGCCCCGGGGCTGGCGCCGGCCTCCGACGAGCAGGTGCTCGCCCGGCTCAGCTGGCAGGCGCCGCGACGGGCCTCGGTCAACCGCAAGAGCGCGGCGAGCATGCTCGGCGAGGCTGCGACCCTGGGGATGACCGGGTACGGCGCCATCACCGGCTACACCCGGGCGCTGTTCGACGGCGCCGGCACCGGGGCGGCGCAGGCCGAGGCCAACGCGGTCCATGCCCTGACCGCGGCGCTTCCCGAGGCAGTCGAGGAGTTCCTGCTGCAGCCGGACCTGACCGCGGTCGTTCCCGGCCCGCCCGGGCCGGAGCTGCAACGCGAGCTGAACCTGGTGGCCGACCTGGAGTCCACCGGCGGCGCGGCGGTGTACCGGATCTCCCCGGTCAGCCTGCGGCGGGCCCTGGACGCCGGGCGCACCGGTTCGGACCTGCAGCAGTTCTTCACCAGCCGCTCCCGCACCCCGGTGCCCCAAGCCCTGCACTACCTGATCAACGACGTGGCCACCCAGCACGGCCGGCTGCGGACCGGCACCGCCACCAGTTACCTGCGCTGTGACGACGAGGCGCTGCTGAGCCGGGTGCTGGCCGAACCGGGGCTGGAGTCCCTGGGGCTGGTGCGGATCGCCCCGACGGTGCTGATCTCGCCGGCGGCGATCTCCAGCGTGCTGGACCGGTTGCGCCGCGCCGGCTTCGCGCCGGCCGCCGAGTCCGCCGACGGGGCGATGCTCAGTTTCGCGGCCGACGCGCCGCGGGTGCCGGCCCGCCAGCATTCGCGGATCTCGCGGGCCCGGGGCAACTCGATCAGCGAGAGCCAGCTGGTCGAGGTGGTCACCCGGCTGCGGGCGAGCGAGCGGTTGGCCGTGGCCATCACCAACTCCACCAGCCGGGTCTCCCAGCAGGTGCCGGGAGTGACCTCGGCCTCGATCCTGGAGCTGCTGCGCACCGCCGTCCGCGAGGAGCTGCTGATCGCGATCGGCTACGTCGACGACACCGGCACCCTGTCGCAGCGCACCATGCTGCCGATCTCGGTGGGCGGCGGCATGGTGCGCGGCTACGACCCGTCGGACAGCCGGTTGCGCAGCTACCCGCTGCAGCGGATCACCACCGTCAGCGTGCTGGCCGACTGA
- a CDS encoding MFS transporter: MTVGDGSSWAGQAGGDGYSAPTYSDAAARSGAPHEPAPHPDSRGGPDPRGRESDEPDPRGASRESDDSHPRRRVNSPPAARRGRRSAPRVSVRPVNTGNVTVTRAVLARSSYLSRLVTHKVISASQADGARESGLTALIWNQVMSYGSDAMVTVALAGTVFFSAPSEAQRGNVLLYLLMTMAPFALVAPVIGPALDRVQHGRRWVMAGTAFGRAALAIVMAMHFTDLLLLFPAALGSLVLSKAYAVIRSSAAPRLVPSNLTLVEANARLSIFGLAAALLGGGLVGVVIKVTGSYSLGLWITATAFTLTGISALRLPKIVDALPASLRMKGDLRAARANRRRPHGLFGRLLEWSRRGFAPPVIVALQGESTLRWLAGFLTMFLVFYIESVSHGWQAVASLGALGAASGFGTFVGTGIGTRLRMARPDLIILVCTSAAAIGCLATAVLFSFPVAIAAMLVSAVSNALSKLSLDAIIQRDVAESLRSSAFGRSETFLQLSWVLGATIALLLPAGNGRLGFVVAACVLMFVAITMALHERALRGHRSTPAGTPLTAEGNLGE; this comes from the coding sequence GTGACGGTGGGAGACGGTTCGTCCTGGGCCGGGCAGGCGGGTGGGGACGGCTATTCCGCCCCCACCTACTCCGATGCCGCCGCTCGCTCAGGGGCTCCTCACGAGCCCGCCCCGCACCCCGATTCCCGCGGCGGCCCCGATCCCCGCGGGCGCGAGTCCGATGAGCCCGATCCCCGCGGCGCCTCCCGTGAGTCCGATGACTCCCATCCCCGCCGCCGGGTGAACAGCCCGCCCGCTGCCAGAAGGGGCCGGCGATCCGCGCCCCGGGTGTCGGTCCGGCCGGTGAACACCGGCAACGTCACGGTGACCCGGGCGGTGCTGGCCCGCAGCAGCTACCTGTCCCGGCTGGTCACCCACAAGGTGATCTCGGCCAGCCAGGCCGACGGCGCCCGCGAGTCCGGCCTGACCGCGCTCATCTGGAACCAGGTGATGTCCTACGGCTCCGACGCGATGGTCACCGTCGCGTTGGCCGGCACGGTGTTCTTCTCCGCGCCGTCCGAGGCCCAGCGCGGCAACGTGCTGCTCTACCTGCTGATGACGATGGCCCCGTTCGCCCTGGTGGCGCCGGTGATCGGGCCGGCGCTGGACCGGGTGCAGCACGGGCGGCGCTGGGTGATGGCCGGCACCGCGTTCGGCCGGGCGGCCCTGGCGATCGTGATGGCGATGCACTTCACCGACCTGCTGCTGCTGTTTCCGGCCGCGCTGGGCTCGCTGGTGCTGTCCAAGGCCTACGCGGTGATCAGGTCCTCGGCCGCGCCGCGGCTGGTGCCGAGCAACCTGACCCTGGTCGAGGCCAACGCCCGGCTGTCGATCTTCGGCCTGGCCGCCGCGCTGCTCGGCGGTGGGCTGGTGGGTGTGGTGATCAAGGTCACCGGCTCCTACTCGCTCGGCCTGTGGATCACCGCCACCGCCTTCACGCTGACCGGCATCTCGGCGTTGCGGCTGCCCAAGATCGTGGACGCGCTGCCCGCCTCGCTGCGGATGAAGGGCGACCTGCGCGCCGCCCGGGCCAACCGGCGCCGGCCGCACGGGCTGTTCGGCCGGCTGCTCGAGTGGAGCCGGCGCGGCTTCGCCCCGCCGGTGATCGTGGCGCTGCAGGGCGAGTCGACGCTGCGCTGGCTGGCCGGCTTCCTGACCATGTTCCTGGTCTTCTACATCGAGTCGGTGTCACACGGCTGGCAGGCGGTGGCCAGCCTGGGAGCGCTGGGGGCGGCCAGCGGGTTCGGCACCTTCGTCGGCACCGGCATCGGCACCCGGCTGCGGATGGCCCGTCCGGACCTGATCATCCTGGTGTGCACCTCCGCCGCGGCTATCGGCTGCCTGGCCACCGCGGTGCTGTTCAGCTTTCCGGTGGCGATCGCGGCGATGCTGGTCAGCGCGGTGTCCAACGCGCTGTCCAAGCTGTCGCTGGACGCGATCATCCAGCGGGACGTGGCCGAATCGCTGCGGTCCTCGGCGTTCGGGCGTTCGGAGACCTTCCTGCAACTGTCCTGGGTGCTGGGAGCGACGATCGCGCTGCTGTTGCCGGCCGGCAACGGCCGGCTCGGTTTCGTGGTGGCGGCCTGCGTGCTGATGTTCGTGGCGATCACCATGGCGCTGCACGAGCGGGCGCTCAGAGGGCACCGGTCCACGCCAGCCGGAACCCCGCTGACCGCCGAAGGTAATCTCGGCGAGTGA
- a CDS encoding futalosine hydrolase has protein sequence MSASLRILVVTAVEAERDAVLAGLAGQPAVGDVHGLRVHRALTSAGLLDVVSGGVGPVAAAVSTGCLLRQPYDLAVSAGLGGGFPAAPVGAVVVADAVVHADLGAETADGFVSMADLGWGAVWHPVRAGLAAEISRRTGAITGTVLSVSTVTGSRRRADQLLARHPDAVAEAMEGVGVCLAADRAGVPFVELRAISNPVGPRDRESWQIPDALAALGAAFGRLLAEPLDIRALDIRADGSSPGAGR, from the coding sequence ATGAGCGCCTCGCTCAGGATCCTGGTGGTGACCGCGGTCGAGGCCGAGCGCGACGCCGTGCTGGCCGGGCTGGCCGGGCAACCGGCCGTCGGCGACGTGCACGGCCTGCGGGTGCACCGCGCGCTGACCTCGGCCGGCCTGCTCGACGTCGTCAGCGGCGGTGTCGGCCCGGTGGCGGCGGCGGTCAGCACCGGCTGCCTGCTGCGCCAGCCCTATGACCTGGCGGTGTCGGCAGGCCTGGGCGGCGGCTTTCCGGCCGCCCCGGTCGGCGCGGTGGTGGTCGCCGACGCCGTGGTGCACGCCGACCTCGGCGCCGAGACCGCCGACGGCTTCGTCTCGATGGCCGACCTCGGCTGGGGTGCGGTCTGGCATCCGGTGCGGGCAGGCCTGGCCGCCGAGATCAGCCGCCGGACCGGCGCGATCACCGGGACGGTGCTGAGCGTCTCGACGGTGACCGGCAGCCGGCGGCGCGCCGATCAGCTGCTGGCCCGCCATCCCGACGCGGTCGCCGAGGCGATGGAAGGTGTCGGGGTGTGCCTGGCCGCCGACCGGGCCGGGGTGCCGTTCGTCGAGCTGCGCGCCATCAGCAACCCGGTCGGCCCGCGTGATCGCGAGTCCTGGCAGATCCCCGACGCGCTGGCCGCGTTGGGGGCCGCCTTCGGCCGGCTGCTCGCCGAGCCGCTGGACATCCGCGCCCTGGACATCCGGGCCGACGGCTCGTCGCCGGGGGCCGGCCGGTGA
- a CDS encoding DNA repair helicase XPB, whose translation MTDGPLIVQSDKTLLLEVDHPMAGDARAAIAPFAELERSPEHVHTYRLTPLGLWNARAAGHDAEQVVDALVRFSRYTVPHALLVDVADTMDRYGRLQLVKHPVHGLVLISLDRAVLEEVLRQKKIAPMLGERIDADTVAVHPSERGRLKQALLKVGWPAEDLAGYVDGEAHPIELDNADWTLRPYQQQAVDSFWAGGSGVVVLPCGAGKTLVGAAAMAEAKATTLILVTNTVSGRQWKRELLARTSLTEEEIGEYSGERKEIRPVTIATYQIMTTRRKGEYRHLELFDSRDWGLVIYDEVHLLPAPIFRLTADLQSRRRLGLTATLVREDGREGDVFSLIGPKRYDAPWKDIENQGWIAPADCSEVRVTLTDAERMAYATAEPEDKYKLAATARTKLPVIKAIVDQHPDDQVLVIGAYLDQLEEISEHLGDIPIIQGSTPNRERERLYDSFRAGETRVLVVSKVANFSIDLPEAAVAVQISGTFGSRQEEAQRLGRVLRPKHDGRQAHFYTVVSRDSLDADYAAHRQRFLAEQGYAYTIIDADDLLRPL comes from the coding sequence GTGACCGACGGACCCCTGATCGTCCAGTCCGACAAGACGCTGCTGCTCGAGGTCGACCATCCCATGGCCGGCGACGCCCGCGCGGCCATCGCGCCGTTCGCCGAGCTGGAGCGATCCCCCGAGCACGTGCACACCTACCGGCTGACGCCGCTGGGGCTGTGGAACGCGCGCGCCGCCGGCCATGACGCCGAGCAGGTCGTCGACGCCCTGGTCCGCTTCTCGCGCTACACGGTGCCGCACGCGCTGCTGGTCGACGTCGCCGACACCATGGACCGCTATGGCCGGCTGCAGCTGGTCAAGCACCCGGTGCACGGCCTGGTCCTGATCAGCCTGGACCGCGCGGTGCTGGAGGAGGTGCTGCGGCAGAAGAAGATCGCCCCGATGCTGGGCGAGCGGATCGACGCCGACACCGTGGCGGTGCACCCGTCCGAGCGTGGCCGGCTCAAGCAGGCGCTGCTCAAGGTCGGCTGGCCGGCCGAGGACCTGGCCGGCTATGTCGACGGCGAGGCGCATCCGATCGAGCTGGACAACGCCGACTGGACGCTGCGGCCCTACCAGCAGCAGGCGGTGGACTCGTTCTGGGCCGGCGGCTCGGGCGTGGTGGTGCTGCCCTGCGGCGCGGGCAAGACCCTGGTCGGCGCGGCGGCGATGGCCGAGGCCAAGGCGACCACCCTGATCCTGGTCACCAACACCGTCTCCGGACGGCAGTGGAAGCGGGAGCTGCTGGCCCGCACCAGCCTGACCGAGGAGGAGATCGGCGAGTACTCCGGCGAGCGGAAGGAGATCCGGCCGGTCACCATCGCCACCTACCAGATCATGACGACCCGGCGTAAGGGCGAGTACCGGCACCTGGAGCTGTTCGACTCCCGGGACTGGGGGCTGGTGATCTATGACGAGGTGCACCTGCTGCCGGCGCCGATCTTCCGGCTGACCGCTGACCTGCAGTCGCGCCGGCGGCTCGGCCTGACCGCGACGCTGGTCCGCGAGGACGGCCGGGAGGGCGACGTGTTCTCCCTGATCGGGCCCAAGCGCTATGACGCGCCGTGGAAGGACATCGAGAACCAGGGCTGGATCGCCCCGGCGGACTGCTCCGAGGTGCGGGTGACCCTGACCGACGCCGAGCGGATGGCCTATGCCACCGCCGAGCCCGAGGACAAGTACAAGCTGGCTGCCACCGCGCGCACCAAGTTGCCGGTGATCAAGGCGATCGTGGACCAGCACCCCGATGACCAGGTGCTGGTGATCGGCGCCTACCTCGACCAGCTGGAGGAGATCTCCGAGCATCTGGGCGACATCCCGATCATCCAGGGCTCCACGCCCAACCGGGAGCGCGAGCGGCTCTATGACTCCTTCCGGGCCGGCGAGACCCGGGTGCTGGTGGTCAGCAAGGTGGCCAACTTCTCCATCGACCTGCCCGAGGCGGCGGTGGCGGTCCAGATCTCGGGCACCTTCGGCTCCCGCCAGGAGGAGGCGCAGCGGCTGGGACGGGTGCTGCGGCCCAAGCACGACGGCCGGCAGGCGCACTTCTACACCGTGGTCAGCCGCGACAGCCTGGACGCCGACTACGCCGCCCACCGGCAGCGGTTCCTGGCCGAGCAGGGCTACGCCTACACGATCATCGACGCCGACGACCTGCTCCGTCCGCTGTAG
- a CDS encoding DeoR/GlpR family DNA-binding transcription regulator: MLARQRQARILDEVRRAGGVRVSELTLLLGVSDMTIRRDLDQLSSDGAIQKVHGGAVLGSHVTEEPGFEVKSNLAQPAKQAIAAQAARMIAPGTAVALSAGTTTWALGRHVASIPGLTVVTNSTAVADTICSSESTKLTVILTGGVRTPSAALVGPVADSTIRSLHFDQLFLGVHGMDAVAGFTTPNLAEAETNRALIDRAQVVIVMADSSKWTTVGLADFGPLSAADVLITDDGLSDEARAVLKESVGELVVVPAATEGSREGARA, from the coding sequence ATGCTCGCTCGCCAGCGTCAGGCGCGGATCCTCGATGAGGTACGCCGAGCCGGCGGAGTGCGGGTCTCCGAGCTGACCCTCCTGCTGGGCGTCTCGGACATGACGATCCGCCGCGACCTCGACCAGCTGTCATCCGACGGCGCCATCCAGAAGGTGCACGGCGGCGCGGTGCTCGGCAGCCACGTCACCGAGGAGCCCGGCTTCGAGGTCAAGAGCAACCTGGCGCAGCCGGCCAAGCAGGCGATCGCGGCCCAGGCCGCCCGGATGATCGCCCCCGGCACCGCCGTCGCGCTGTCGGCCGGCACCACCACCTGGGCGCTGGGCCGCCACGTCGCCTCGATCCCGGGGCTGACAGTGGTGACCAACTCGACCGCGGTCGCCGACACCATCTGCTCGTCGGAGAGCACCAAGCTGACCGTGATCCTCACCGGCGGCGTCCGCACCCCGAGCGCGGCGCTGGTCGGGCCGGTCGCCGACAGCACCATCCGGTCGCTGCATTTCGACCAGCTGTTCCTCGGCGTGCACGGCATGGACGCCGTCGCCGGCTTCACCACCCCCAACCTGGCCGAGGCCGAGACCAACCGGGCGTTGATCGACCGGGCCCAGGTGGTGATCGTGATGGCCGACTCGTCCAAGTGGACGACCGTCGGGCTGGCCGATTTCGGACCGCTGTCGGCCGCCGACGTCCTGATCACCGACGATGGCCTGTCCGACGAAGCCCGGGCCGTGCTGAAGGAGTCGGTCGGCGAGCTGGTCGTGGTACCGGCCGCCACTGAGGGCAGCAGAGAAGGTGCCAGGGCATGA
- a CDS encoding 1,4-dihydroxy-6-naphthoate synthase, with translation MTALKLAFSPCPNDTFIFHAWTHGLIPGAPATEVTFADVDVTNTAAEQGRFDVVKVSYAALPWLLADYRLLPCGGALGRGCGPLVLAADDRTDLDGARLAVPGERTTAYLLMRLWGAGQSPASIEVAPFAEIMPGVRDGRFDAGLVIHEARFTYPRYGLRALADLGQWWEQSTGHPIPLGAILARRELDAAALTDVLRRSVDYAFAHPDASAAFVAEHADELDPDVQRQHIELYVNSFSRDLGEEGYAAIELLLGRARQAGLVPAFGPLR, from the coding sequence GTGACCGCGCTGAAGCTGGCGTTCTCGCCGTGCCCGAACGACACCTTCATCTTTCACGCCTGGACGCACGGGCTGATTCCGGGCGCTCCGGCCACCGAGGTCACCTTCGCCGACGTGGACGTGACCAACACCGCCGCCGAGCAGGGCCGCTTCGACGTCGTCAAGGTCTCCTACGCCGCGCTGCCCTGGCTGCTGGCCGACTACCGGCTGCTGCCCTGCGGCGGCGCGCTGGGCCGGGGCTGCGGCCCGCTGGTGCTGGCCGCCGACGACCGGACCGACCTGGACGGGGCCCGGCTGGCGGTGCCGGGCGAGCGCACCACCGCCTACCTGCTGATGCGGCTGTGGGGCGCCGGGCAGTCCCCGGCCTCGATCGAGGTGGCGCCGTTCGCCGAGATCATGCCGGGGGTGCGCGACGGCCGCTTCGACGCCGGCCTGGTGATCCACGAGGCCCGCTTCACCTACCCGCGTTACGGGCTGCGGGCGCTGGCCGATCTGGGGCAGTGGTGGGAGCAGAGCACCGGGCACCCGATTCCACTCGGCGCCATCCTGGCCCGGCGCGAGCTCGACGCCGCCGCGCTGACCGACGTCCTGCGCCGCTCGGTGGACTACGCCTTCGCCCATCCCGACGCCTCGGCGGCGTTCGTGGCCGAGCACGCCGACGAGCTCGACCCCGACGTCCAGCGCCAGCACATCGAGCTCTACGTCAACTCCTTCAGCCGGGACCTGGGCGAGGAGGGTTACGCCGCGATCGAGCTGCTGCTGGGACGGGCGCGCCAGGCCGGACTGGTGCCGGCCTTCGGTCCGCTGCGCTGA
- a CDS encoding MOSC domain-containing protein: protein MAAVNSRVVAVNLAHVIDTPPVRPGTRPNKKPARTGIDKRPVSQPVMVRRLGLAGDTICDTRNHGGLDQAVYAYASEDTEWWQQQLAGELSFELGPGSLGENLTLRGVDVTNAVIGERWRVGGAILQVAAPRIPCSTFASYWNVDRLVRRFTQSGRVGAYLRVLTEGEVAAGDEVAVLDRPAHGLTLVQTLRALTGDRSLAPRLLAAPELPEDVHRSARKWLAAAERSAAAESR, encoded by the coding sequence GTGGCAGCCGTGAACTCACGGGTCGTCGCGGTCAACCTGGCGCACGTGATCGACACGCCGCCGGTGCGTCCCGGGACCCGGCCCAACAAGAAGCCCGCCAGGACCGGCATCGACAAGCGCCCGGTGAGTCAGCCGGTGATGGTGCGCCGGCTCGGGCTGGCCGGCGACACCATCTGCGACACCCGCAACCACGGCGGCCTGGACCAGGCGGTGTACGCCTACGCCAGCGAGGACACCGAGTGGTGGCAGCAGCAGTTGGCCGGCGAGCTGAGCTTCGAGCTGGGCCCCGGCTCGCTGGGTGAGAACCTCACGTTGCGCGGCGTGGACGTCACCAACGCGGTGATCGGCGAGCGCTGGCGGGTAGGCGGGGCGATCCTGCAGGTGGCGGCGCCCCGGATCCCGTGCTCCACCTTCGCCAGCTACTGGAACGTCGACCGGCTGGTCAGGCGGTTCACCCAGTCCGGCCGGGTCGGGGCGTACCTGCGGGTGCTGACCGAGGGTGAGGTGGCCGCCGGTGACGAGGTCGCGGTGCTGGACCGGCCGGCGCACGGGCTGACCCTGGTGCAGACGCTGCGGGCGCTGACCGGTGACCGCAGCCTGGCCCCGAGGCTGCTCGCCGCCCCCGAACTGCCCGAGGACGTGCACCGGTCGGCCCGTAAGTGGCTCGCCGCGGCCGAGCGCTCAGCGGCCGCTGAGTCCCGCTAG
- the galT gene encoding galactose-1-phosphate uridylyltransferase, which produces MTHRQHSSLADGRDLFYYDLKPGNDRSAPDTRELPETATSSQIRWDPLFSEWTVIAGHRQSRTYKPPASLCPLCPSTEGKATEIPAADYDVAVFENRFPSLAVEAADAFGVVEEFPFRSGPGTGRCEVVCFTSDHNTSFAQLSQQHARTVIDALADRTAELSRLPEVEYVFCFENRGEEIGVTLSHPHGQIYGYPFVPPRMLRAAQTAAAYSDEHGQCLRCELLRREVAAGERIISRGEHWTALVPFAARWPYEARLVANRHVASLPELTEDERDDLASSYLDLLQRFDRLFDTPTPYIAGWHQAPVRQFADSWHLGTEVFTIRRAAGKLKYLAGSESGAAVWVNDITPENAAAQLRGD; this is translated from the coding sequence ATGACCCACCGGCAGCACAGCAGCCTGGCCGACGGCCGGGACCTGTTCTACTACGACCTGAAGCCGGGCAACGACCGGTCCGCCCCGGACACCCGCGAGCTGCCCGAGACCGCCACCTCGTCCCAGATCCGCTGGGACCCGCTGTTCAGCGAGTGGACGGTGATCGCCGGGCACCGGCAGTCGCGCACCTACAAACCGCCGGCCAGCCTGTGCCCGCTGTGCCCGAGCACCGAGGGCAAGGCCACCGAGATCCCGGCCGCCGACTACGACGTGGCGGTGTTCGAGAACCGGTTTCCCTCACTTGCCGTCGAGGCCGCCGACGCCTTCGGGGTCGTCGAGGAGTTCCCGTTCCGATCCGGCCCGGGCACCGGGCGCTGCGAGGTGGTGTGCTTCACCAGCGACCACAACACCTCCTTCGCCCAGCTCAGCCAGCAGCATGCCCGGACGGTGATCGACGCCCTGGCCGACCGGACTGCCGAGCTGAGCCGGCTGCCCGAGGTGGAGTACGTCTTCTGCTTCGAGAACCGGGGCGAGGAGATCGGCGTGACGCTGTCGCACCCGCACGGCCAGATCTATGGCTACCCATTCGTGCCGCCGCGGATGCTGCGGGCGGCCCAGACCGCCGCCGCCTACTCCGACGAGCACGGCCAGTGCCTGCGCTGCGAGCTGCTACGCCGCGAGGTGGCCGCCGGTGAGCGGATCATCAGCCGCGGCGAGCACTGGACGGCGCTGGTGCCGTTCGCGGCCCGCTGGCCCTACGAGGCCAGGCTGGTCGCCAACCGTCACGTCGCCAGCCTGCCGGAGCTGACCGAGGACGAGCGCGACGACCTGGCCAGCAGCTACCTGGACCTGCTGCAGCGTTTCGACCGGCTGTTCGACACCCCGACGCCCTATATCGCAGGCTGGCACCAGGCGCCGGTCCGGCAGTTCGCCGACAGCTGGCACCTGGGCACCGAGGTCTTCACCATCCGGCGGGCCGCGGGCAAGCTGAAGTACCTGGCCGGCTCGGAGTCCGGGGCCGCGGTGTGGGTCAACGACATCACCCCCGAGAACGCGGCTGCCCAGCTGCGCGGCGACTGA